The following proteins are encoded in a genomic region of Xenopus laevis strain J_2021 chromosome 3L, Xenopus_laevis_v10.1, whole genome shotgun sequence:
- the LOC121400952 gene encoding uncharacterized protein LOC121400952: protein MEFQGNRKMKEHQRWDNHERSCIKSIIMMTFLMMGYLLPYGQAIIQQQEESMYLTQDQLSNFNLTNDIKGQICIGSQTGIILTCCIKITFDSGDSVYINASIGPKKGYKWLKGLYTQNNHTEFSECNLGDSIKWILMVKGESSLQITSNPEIGEPGETKMGTVIPLDIYYARVWYKYLLPENSTKHDSEENRKKEWQIKISRERSLPVNIEVILIDTDVVIPKVKVWPKNVKVQEGQDLQLTCGTEISLPLGSIISWFKEDDFRGSMNYGSEIILHKSPIGKIQWYNQTLTYKMENLRIEDQGAYQCCLSLSNNITCEKISVVVYLHPVNVTCANNPIVPSSPFQINHFHSKPLLKDGQYITIIWHFNISQWKISTRFPQCKKYLLNMEQGMEHWFGKLDNSRSKRDVIDKILGGIGTIGTVANSIEITSLQKDLEGTGLLNSKSLHVQRGLNQILNQMVVKSASVFGPSLLHLQHITLGLLDSENAAQVSRACMEIQTEYSTDFKITAQALQGGITPLSLQNSLPQEYEKALNHSDLWVNKWVGCKNLECIATSLIPIAGEEMSIYSMTVLGIPVSKSQLLFYSLTYKDFIGNPTTTKPEQVDLSACLHFNFKILCLPHQIRPIYHYCFHNHSMCAARVENVKSTIELMTPLEKGKICFQIMKKIESVKVLYPTCMAKPNLDRGLYCINNNPTALTLQGTYINIPQFHVKDINVVPIQFNLTVVNEFPWFEWAKQIQEDKGLLYNLQKQLQEAEIIFQHEEGKLKAIEHEYSEMSGSTWWRKMVKSVNMWAKTSTGTVVSNILFHPLIIVFILAIGCIVIQLFLVCRVRCMYKRMKKSINQGEVILREMVNRKC from the coding sequence ATGGAATTCCAAGGAAACAGGAAAATGAAAGAACACCAAAGATGGGACAACCATGAAAGATCTTGCATCAAATCCATAATAATGATGACTTTTCTGATGATGGGATACCTATTGCCTTATGGTCAAGCCATTATTCAACAACAAGAGGAATCTATGTACTTAACTCAGGATCAGTTATCAAACTTTAATCTAACAAATGACATAAAGGGCCAAATATGTATAGGAAGTCAAACTGGGATAATATTAACATGTTGCATCAAAATTACATTCGATTCAGGTGACAGTGTGTATATTAATGCATCTATAGGACCAAAAAAAGGATACAAGTGGTTAAAGGgtttatatacacaaaataatcatACAGAGTTTTCGGAATGTAATCTTGGTGATTCTATCAAATGGATTTTAATGGTTAAAGGGGAAAGCTCCTTACAAATAACCAGCAATCCTGAAATAGGTGAACCAGGTGAAACCAAAATGGGTACAGTTATACCATTGGATATATATTATGCCAGGGTATGGTACAAATATCTATTACCAGAGAATTCAACCAAACATGACTCTGAGGAAAATCGTAAAAAGGAGTGGCAAATTAAAATAAGTAGGGAAAGATCTCTTCCAGTAAATATTGAAGTGatattgattgatacagatgttGTAATTCCTAAAGTCAAGGTATGgcctaaaaatgtaaaagtacaaGAAGGCCAAGATTTACAATTGACTTGTGGTACGGAAATAAGCTTACCTCTGGGTTCGATCATATCATGGTTCAAGGAAGATGATTTTCGAGGAAGTATGAATTATGGTTCTGAGATAATTTTACATAAAAGTCCCATTGGGAAGATACAATGGTATAACCAAACCCTTACCTATAAGATGGAAAATCTAAGAATAGAAGACCAGGGAGCTTATCAATGTTGCCTATCGTTATCTAATAATATAACATGTGAAAAGATTAGTGTTGTAGTATATCTACATCCTGTAAATGTAACCTGTGCAAATAATCCTATTGTTCCATCAAGTCCATTccaaattaaccattttcattcTAAACCACTTTTAAAAGATGGCCAATATATTACTATAATTTGGCATTTTAATATTTCTCAGTGGAAAATCTCTACTAGATTCCCACAATGTAAGAAATATCTTTTAAATATGGAACAAGGAATGGAACATTGGTTTGGTAAATTAGACAATTCGAGATCAAAAAGAGATGTAATAGATAAAATTCTTGGAGGTATTGGTACTATAGGCACAGTTGCCAATAGTATCGAGATTACTTCTCTACAGAAAGATTTAGAAGGTACAGGATTATTGAACAGCAAGTCATTGCATGTTCAAAGAGGCTTAAATCAAATTCTGAATCAGATGGTTGTTAAGTCTGCTTCAGTATTTGGACCTTCCTTGCTACACCTCCAACATATTACATTAGGATTATTGGACAGTGAGAATGCTGCACAGGTATCAAGAGCTTGTATGGAGATTCAGACTGAATACTCCACAGATTTTAAAATAACAGCGCAAGCTCTACAGGGTGGGATAACTCCTTTATCACTACAAAATAGTTTACCTCAAGAATATGAAAAAGCCCTTAACCATTCGGATTTGTGGGTGAATAAATGGGTTGGATGTAAGAACCTTGAATGTATCGCGACTTCTCTTATACCAATTGCGGGAGAGGAGATGTCAATATACTCAATGACTGTTTTAGGAATTCCAGTTAGTAAAtctcaattattattttatagtttaacgTATAAAGATTTTATTGGGAATCCAACAACAACGAAGCCTGAACAGGTGGATTTATCCgcatgtttacattttaattttaagattttatgTTTACCACACCAGATAAGACCAATTTATCATTATTGTTTCCATAACCATTCAATGTGTGCTGCTAGAGTTGAAAATGTTAAATCTACAATAGAATTAATGACCCCtcttgaaaaaggaaaaatatgttttcaaataatgaaaaaaattgaatcggtAAAGGTTTTATATCCTACTTGTATGGCAAAGCCCAATTTGGATAGAGGATTATATTGCATCAATAATAATCCAACAGCATTGACTTTACAAGGAACTTATATAAATATTCCACAGTTCCATGTTAAAGATATAAATGTGGTACCGATTCAGTTTAATCTTACTGTAGTAAATGAATTCCCTTGGTTTGAATGGGCCAAACAAATTCAAGAAGATAAaggattattatataatttacaaaaacagTTACAAGAGGCGGAAATTATTTTCCAACATgaagaaggaaagttaaaagCTATAGAGCATGAATATTCAGAAATGTCAGGGTCTACCTGGTGGAGGAAAATGGTGAAATCTGTTAATATGTGGGCTAAAACCTCTACAGGCACCGTTGTTAGTAATATTCTTTTTCATCCTTTAATTATTGTGTTTATATTAGCCATAGGATGTATtgttatacaattatttttagtTTGTAGAGTAAGATGTATGTATAAACGTATGAAGAAATCTATTAATCAAGGGGAAGTTATTCTCAGAGAAATGGTAAATCGAAAATGTTGA